One Pempheris klunzingeri isolate RE-2024b chromosome 22, fPemKlu1.hap1, whole genome shotgun sequence DNA segment encodes these proteins:
- the kics2 gene encoding KICSTOR subunit 2: MTEVEELRPVPRERAILESFFTQLGMFSFDRAKDYVEKEKDNSKSAGAIWAALLAALAHLAAAEKAYHNMTFLGQKMGGQSFFSRKDSIRTIYTSLYNELRKVVTMGRHSQPGSASYLEDLLSHLSEQLCHFTQARMEMADLYEKMHSLGSQKSINSEELVVTLEAALQKYSSKFHHPILGRVEEGFQTEVDVVTQLLRCQAQVSEWHFLPALLSLHGANSKLTAWGQLFQRQKETRKHLFGGQSQKAVQPPHLYVWLQRFQAALLAKFSFYFHEALSRQTAPADMRALTARTVPDYHGKICSFIRKHDASNVSLVFDNRGSESFQGHGYHHPHSYREAPKGVEQFPAVVSLPSGERPLTHWPNVIMMMGDRAAELNTLDKVVHFYDDKVQSTYYLTRPEPHFTLVVIFDGRKSEKDLHIAAFLQEISGSLRNSKPFSILKPGSKG; the protein is encoded by the exons ATGACGGAGGTGGAAGAGCTGCGGCCCGTTCCTCGGGAGCGGGCCATCCTTGAGAGCTTCTTCACACAGCTCGGCATGTTTTCTTTCGACCGAGCTAAGGACTAcgtggagaaggagaaggacaaCAGTAAGAGCGCCGGGGCCATCTGGGCCGCGCTGCTGGCCGCCCTGGCTCACCTGGCCGCCGCGGAGAAGGCGTACCACAACATGACATTCCTCGGACAGAAAATGG gaggcCAGTCTTTCTTCAGCCGCAAAGACTCCATCCGAACCATCTACACCTCCCTGTACAACGAGCTCAGGAAAGTGGTGACCATGGGGCGCCACAGCCAGCCGGGCTCTGCGTCCTACCTGGAGGACCTGCTGTCACACCTGTCAGAGCAGCTCTGCCACTTCACCCAGGCCCGCATGGAGATGGCAGACTTGTACGAGAAGATGCACTCGCTGGGCAGCCAGAAAAGCATCAACTCGGAGGAGCTGGTCGTCACACTGGAGGCCGCCCTGCAGAAATACAGCTCCAA gtTCCACCACCCTATCCTGGGCCGTGTGGAGGAGGGCTTTCAGACGGAGGTAGACGTGGTGACCCAGTTGCTGCGCTGTCAGGCCCAGGTGTCAGAGTGGCACTTCCTGCCCGCCCTGCTCAGCCTGCACGGGGCCAACTCCAAGCTCACCGCCTGGGGTCAGCTCTTCCAGCGGCAGAAAGAGACCCGCAAGCACCTGTTTGGAGGTCAGTCCCAGAAGGCTGTGCAGCCTCCGCACCTCTACGTGTGGTTGCAGCGCTTTCAGGCAGCGCTCCTGGCAAAGTTCAGCTTCTACTTCCATGAAGCCCTGAGCCGGCAGACGGCCCCGGCCGACATGAGAGCCCTGACCGCCCGCACCGTGCCGGACTACCACGGGAAGATCTGCTCCTTCATACGCAAACACGACGCCAGCAACGTGTCTCTGGTGTTCGACAACCGCGGCTCAGAAAGCTTCCAGGGCCACGGCTACCACCACCCGCACTCATACAGAGAAGCACCGAAGGGTGTAGAGCAGTTCCCCGCCGTTGTGTCCCTGCCGTCAGGAGAGAGGCCGCTCACACACTGGCCGAACGTCATCATGATGATGGGAGACCGCGCCGCCGAGCTCAACACTCTGGACAAGGTGGTGCACTTCTACGACGATAAAGTCCAGAGCACCTACTACCTGACGCGGCCGGAGCCACACTTCACCCTGGTGGTGATCTTCGATGGCAGGAAGTCAGAGAAGGATCTGCACATCGCCGCCTTCCTGCAGGAGATCTCAGGCTCACTGCGAAACTCTAAACCCTTCAGCATCCTCAAACCGGGGTCAAAGGGCTGA